The Streptomyces sp. NBC_00224 genome contains the following window.
CCGTCGTTGGTGACGAACACCTCGCCGTGCTGGAACGGGTTCATCGTGCCGGGGTCGACGTTCAGGTACGGGTCGAGCTTCTGCATGGTGACGCGCAGGCCGCGCGCCTTGAGGAGCGCACCCAGGCTGGAGGCAGTCAGACCCTTGCCGAGGGAAGAGGCGACACCCCCGGTGACGAAGATGTGCTTGGTCGTCGAGGATGCCAAGGATCGAGTCTGCATGGCCAAGAGGGGGCTCCCGTGGTCGCTGTCTGAAGTGCGTGCCGGTCACCCTCTGTGGATCTCGTACGAGTTGCCGTACGAGTTTCCGGGGGGCGCCGTCGCTGCGGTTCGGGGGTTTTTTCACCACCCGGCCACGGGCTACCAGGGTATCAGCGAGTGCGGCGGACCGCTTCCGGCCACGCTCCGCACACGCCCGGCCAACCCAGTGTGCTCCACTCACCCGGACGGCCGAACGGCGTTGCCGGAAGGCATCGGCGGATCACCCACGTGCGTCGTATCCTGCTCGGACACTCGCCGCCGAGCCGCTGGTAACACGGCGCCACCCCGGCCGTCACCCACAACATGCGCTCGTTGGCGATCCCTTGACCGCAGTCGCAGTAGCAGTAAGCGCCCCGCGGGGCGGACGTGGCCGTTCGACTGGAGATTGCACGTGGCCGGGCGCATCGAGGATTACGCACTCATCGGAGACATGCAGACCGCCGCACTGGTCTGCCGGGACGGCACGACCGACTGGCTGTGCCTGCCACGCTTCGACTCGCACGCCGTCTTCGCCGGACTGCTCGGCACTGATGAACACGGCTTCTGGCGGATCGGCCCGGCCCATGCGGCCGACGCGCCGCCACCCCGCGCGGACCGGCGCCGCTACCGGGGCGACTCGCTGATCCTGGAGTCGGAGTGGGACACCCCGCGCGGCACGGTCCGGGTGACCGACTTCATGCCGCCGCGCGACGGCGCGCCGCAGCTGATCCGGATCGTGGAGGGCGTCAGCGGCCGGGTGCCGATGCGCAGCGCCCTGCGGATGCGCTTCAGCTACGGGCGTGTCGTGCCCTGGGTGCACAAGGTCGACACCCGTACGGTCGCGGTGGCGGGACCCGACTCGGTCTGGCTGGACACGCCGGTCGACACCTACGGCAAGAACCTCACCACGTACGCCGACTTCACCGTCTCCCCCGGTGAGCGGATCGCCTTCACGATCAGCTGGCAGCCGTCCCACAAGGAGCCGCCCGCGCTCTCGGAGCCGGAGGCGGCCCTGGAGGCGACCGAGGACTTCTGGCGCGAGTGGGTCGAGCACTGTACGTACCACGGGCCCTACCGCGAGGCCGTGGTCCGCTCGCTGATCACGCTCAAGGCGCTCACCTACGCCCCCACCGGCGGCATCGTCGCCGCGCCCACCACCTCGCTGCCCGAGGACATCGGCGGCTCGCGCAACTGGGACTACCGCTACACCTGGCTGCGGGACGCGGCGATCACCCTCTCCTCGCTGCTGCGCACCGGCTACCGCGACGAGGCCCGCGCCTGGCGGGAGTGGCTGCTGCGGGCGGTCGCGGGCGACCCCGAGAACCTCCAGATCATGTACGGGATCGCGGGCGAGCGGGAGCTGGGCGAGGCCGAGCTGGACTGGCTGCCCGGATACGAGGACTCGGCCCCGGTCCGGGTCGGCAACGGCGCCGCCGGCCAACTCCAGCTGGACGTGTACGGCGAGGTCACCGAGGCCCTGCACCTGGCGCACATGACGGGCCTGGCCCGCAACGACTACGCCTCGCTGCTCCAGCTCAAGCTGATCCGGTACCTGGAGGACCACTGGGACCAGCCGGACGAGGGCATCTGGGAGGTGCGCGGCCCGCGCCGCCACTTCGTGCACTCCAAGGTGATGGCCTGGGTCGCCGTCGACCGCACCATCAAGCTGATCGAGTCGGGCGACGCGGACGGCCCCCTGGAGAAGTGGCGCGAGCTGCGCGACGACATCCACCGCGATGTGTGCGAGAAGGGGTACGACAAGGAGCGCAACACCTTCACGCAGTCGTACGGCTCCAAGGAGCTGGACGCCTCCCTGCTGCTGATCCCGCAGATGGGCTTCCTGCCGCCGGACGACAAGCGCGTGATCGGCACCATCGAGGCGATCCAGCGCGAGCTGTCCACGCCCGACGGGTTCATCCTGCGCTATCCGACGGCGGGCGAGGAGGCGGGCTGCGACGGTCTGGAGGGCGACGAGGGCGCGTTCCTGGCCTGCTCGTTCTGGATGGCGGACGACCTGGCCATGATCGGCCGGGTCGACGAGGCCCGGAAGCTCTTCGAGCGGCTGCTCTCGCTCCGCAACGACCTGGGGCTGCTCGCCGAGGAGTGGGACCCGCGGGAGCAGCGGCAGGTGGGGAACTTCCCGCAGGCCTTCAGCCACGTTCCGCTGATCGACACGGCACTGCGGCTGACCGCTTCGGGGGCGTACGGGGGGTAGTCGGCGCGCCCAGGACCCCGTGCCCGCTTAGAGTGGAAATGTCCTGTCCCCTCCTGGAAGGGGGCTGCGCCATGACCACCCCCTCGAAAGCGGGCACGGCCCTTGCCGAGCTCCGTGAAGACCTCGCCGGTGATGTGTTCGTGCCGGACGATCCGGGCTACGACGAGGCCCGGGCGGTCTTCAACGCCATGATCGACCGGCGCCCCGCCGTGATCGCCCAGTGCGAGTCCGACGCGGACGTGGTCACCTCCGTACGCTTCGCACGCGACCTGGACCTCAAGATCGCCGTACGCGGCGGCGGCCACAGCGTCTCCGGCCAGGCCCTCAACGACAACGGCCTGGTCATCGATCTGCGCCGGATGCACGAGGTGACCGTCCACCCGGCCGCCCACGCCGTCCGCGTCCAGGGCGGCACCATCATGAGCCAGCTGGACCGGGCCACCCAGGCGCACGGCCTGGCCACCACGGGCGGGCGCGTCTCCACCACCGGCGTCGGGGGCTTCGTCCTCGGCGGCGGATCGGGCTGGCTGGACCGCAGGTTCGGCCTCGCCGTCGACAACCTGCTCGGCGTCGAGCTGGTCACCGCCGACGGCAGCGTGGTGACGGCGAGCGCCGAGGAGAACCCCGAGCTGTTCTGGGCGCTGCACGGCGGCGGCGGCAACTTCGGCGTCGCCACCTCGATCACCCTGCGGCTGCACGAGCTGCCCGAGTACTCCATCGCCATGCTGCTGTACCAGCCCGAGAACGCCCCCGAGGTCACGCACATCTATCGCGAACTCATCGAGAACGGGCCGGACGAGGCGAGCGGCGGCGTCCTGTACATGACCGCACCGCCCGAGCCGTTCATCCCCGAGCACCTGGTCGGAAAGGTGCTGTGCGGCGCCCTCGTGGCCTACGCGGGCGGCGAGGAGGCCATGCGCAAGGTCGCCCAGCCGCTGATCGCCCTGCCGCACGAGGTCGAGATCGTCACGGCCATGCCGTACGCGGACATGCAGTGCATGATGGACGACCCGCCCGGGCTGCGGAACTACTGGTCGGCCGAGTATCTGACCGGTCTGCCCGACGAGCTCGTGGACGTCTTCTGCTCCCTGGGCGAGTCCATGCCGACGCCCACCGGCACCCAGCACGTGATCTTCCCGCTGGGCGGCGCCATCGCCGACGGCCCCGCCGAGTACCCCGTGCCCTACCGCGACGCGCCCTGGGCCGTACACCCCTTCGGGATCTGGGAGGACCCGGCCGACGACGAGCGCTGCCGCCAGTGGGTCAAGGACGTCCGGGTCAAGGTCCAGCCGTGGTCGACCGGCGCGGTCTACCTCAACTTCACCGGCGACGAGGGCGCCGACCGGGTGGTCGCGGGCCTCGGGGCCGAGAACATGCGGCGGCTCGCCGAGGTGAAGCGCGCCTACGACCCGGACAACGTCTTCCGCTTCAACCACAACATCGCCCCGGCCTGACGGAAACGGAGAAGTGTGTCGTACCGTGACCCGCATCACCGTCCGGTACGACAAAACACGAGGTGAACCCCATTGGACAGCCAGGGCGGGATCACCGTGCAGCGCGCTCTGGAGCTGCCCGGGCTGCGCGGCGGGCTCCCCGAGGTGGTCGCCGGGGCCGAGCGCCTGGGCCGCACTGTGCGCTGGGTGCACGCGGGCGAGGTCCCGAACATCGCCTCGCTGCTCAAGGGCGGCGAGCTGCTGCTGACCACGGGTCTGGGCCTGGGCACCCGCCCCGCCGAACAGCGCGCCTTCGTACGGCGCCTCGCCGAGCGGGGCATCGCCGCACTGGTCGTCGAGCTCGGCCCGCGCTTCAGCAGGCTGCCCGCCACCATCGTGGACACCGCGCGGGCGGCCGGGCTGCCCCTGGTCGCGCTGCACCGCGAGGTCCCGTTCGTGACGGTGACCGAGGAGATCCACACCGAGATCGTCAACGGCCACTACGCCCTGCTCCAGCGCGCCGAGGAGGTGCACCGGCGGTGTACCGGCGCGCTGCTCTCGGGCGGCGGCGTACCCCAGGTCCTGTCGATCCTGGCCGACTTCACGGCCAACCCGGTGTTCCTGGAGACCCCCGACGGCCAGCTGCTCTACGCGGCCGCCGGCTCCGGCGAGGTCGGCGCCGACCCGCTCCAGGTGTGGGAGGGGCTGCGCGGCCAGCGCGAGTCCCGCGAATCGGGGCCGCCGACCGGCGCGGTCCTGGTGGACGTGCCCGGCGGCGGCCACGGCACCGGCGCGGTACGGGCCCGGATCGCCCTGCTCGCCGTCGCCGCGCCGCTGCTGCCGGTCCACCGGATGGCGGCGGAGCGGGCCGCGGGCATCCTCGCGGTGGTGCTGATGCAGGCGCGCCAGGAGGAGGAGCTGGCGGCGCGCGGGCGCGGCGACTTCCTGACCGACCTCGCCGAGGGCCGCATCACCGCCGAGGACGCGCCCGCGCAGGCGAAGGTGCTGGGCTTCAAGCCGGGCGAGGACCCGCTGCTGCCCGTGGTGATGCGGCTGACCACAGAACTCTCGGCGTCTTCCCCCACCGGCAACTGGGCCGTCCTGGCACGTGCGGTCCTGGAGGAGCTGTCCTCGGTGGGCGTGCCCGTCCTGCTCGGCGTACGGCCGGTGGAGGGCCGGGTCCCGCTGCTGCTCGGGCTGCGCTCGGAGTCGGAGCGCACGGCGGTCGCCGACCGGGTGGCGGCGGCGCTGCGGGCCGGTGTGGAGCGCGCCGGGCTCGCCCGGGCCGGGGCGCAGCCGGTGGTGGTGGTCGGGGTCGCGGGCGGCTGGGCGGCGGCCTCGGCGGGGCTGCGCCACGCGGCCGAGACCGCCGCGGCCGCGCAGGGCCTGTCCGAGCGCCCCTGGTACGACGCCCGGCGCCTGGACATCGACCTGCTCCTTTGGCGGCTGCGCGAGCACCCGGACCTGGCGGCGTTCGTGGAGCGCGCCATCGGCCCGCTGCGCACCCACGACGCGGCCTCGCGCCCGCCGCTGCTGCCCACCCTGGAGACCTATCTGGCGCACGCCGGCCGCAAGGCGGAGACGGCCCGCGAGCTGCATCTCAACCGGCAGACGCTCTACAACCGGCTGGCCCGCATCGCGGAGCTGCTCGGCACGGACCTGGACGACCCGCAGACGGTACTGGCGCTGTCCCTGGCCCTGCGCGCCCGCCGCCACGTCCCGTAACCGCCCGGCCGGTCAGAGTCCCTGACGCTGGGTCAATTCGTCATAAACACTGAGCACTTGAGCCACGGTCTCGTCCTCGGTGGGCCAGCCCGCCGCCTGTACGATCCCGGCCTCGGCGAGCTCGCGGCGCCGTCCGGGGTCGGCGAGCAGCCGCGCCACGGCGTCCCCGAGCGCCGCCGCGTCCCCGTACGGCACCAGCTCGGCCGCGTCCCCGACGAGCTCGGGGACCCCGCCCACCGCGGTCGCCACCAGCGGCACCCCGAGCCGCAGCGCCTCCTGGGCCAGCAGCGAGCGCCCCTCCCAGCGGCTCGCCAGCACGGCCGCGTCGGCGGCGGCCAGCAGTTCGGTGACGTCGTCGCGCCGCCCGAGCAGCTTCACGGGCAGCGCCTCGGCCTCGATGCGCCGCTGGAGCGCAGCCCGCTGCCTGCCCTCCCCCGCGATCGCCAGCAGCGGTACGGGGTCGAGCGCCTTCCAGTGGTGGGCCGCGTCCAGGAGCACGTCGTACCCCCGGTGCTCGGCCAGACTGCCGACGGCCATCAGCAACGGCCGGTCCACGGCGCCCAGTTCGGCCCGCGCCTTGCCGTCCGGAACGGGCGTACGGGGCCCGGGCACCGCGACCGCGGCGAGCCGGGCGTCCCGGGCGCCGCGCCGCCGGGCGCGGTCGACCAGGTCCGACGAGGTGCCGAGCACCACGGCGGCCGCACGGGCCGCCCGCCGCTCCAGCACCCGCAGCACCCGGCCCCGGGCGCCCTCGGCGTGGGAGCAGGTGTGCCAGGTGACGACGAGGGGGACCGCGCGCCGCCCGCCCAGGGCGAGGGCGGTCCGTACGGCCGCGTGCAGCCCGTGCGCGTGCACCACGTCCGCACCCGCGCAGACCGCCCGCAGGGCGCCGACCGCCACCGGGTCGCCGCGCCGGGGCACAGGGACGAAGTGGGCGCCCGCGCCCCGGAAGTCGAACTCCCGCTCCAGCGCGGCGGGAGCGCAGACGGTGACCCGGACGCCCCGCGCGGCGAGCCCGGCCGCCAGCGAGCGCACATGCGCGCTGCTGCCCGCACTGCCGCCGCCCAGCACTTGCACCGTACGCAGCTGTGACACGTGAACAGGCTCCCGGGTCGGCGGTGGGCCGGTGTGGACCCCGGCCAAGGATGCCAGCCCGCACGGACGTTCCGCCCCCGTCCGGACGTTTCCCCGTGTCGACGGGCGGCGGACCGGGCCGGGGGACCACCCACACGGGTGAACCGCCGCGGCGGGGTGGTGACCCGTGGGGAGGGCGGAGCCGGGGCTATCCCTCCGCGCGTGCCGTCGCCAGCAGCTCCTCCGCGTGGGCCCGGGCCGTCTCGGAGTCCTCCTGGCCCGCCAGCATCCGGGAGAGCTCGCGGACGCGGTCCTCGCCCTCCAGGACGGTGACGCCGGACCGGGTGACCGTGCCGTCGTTGGTCTTCTCCACCAGGAGCTGGCGGTCCGCGAAGGCCGCCACCTGGGGCAGATGGGTGACCACCACGACCTGCGCCGACTTGGCGAGCTTCGCCAGGCGCCGGCCGATCTCGACCGCCGCCCGGCCGCCGACGCCCGCGTCGACCTCGTCGAAGAGGTACGTGGGCACCGGGTCCGTTCCCGCGAAGACCACCTCGACCGCGAGCATCACCCGGGAGAGCTCACCGCCCGAGGCGCCCTTGGCGATCGGCCGCGCCGGGGCGCCCGGGTGCGGGGCGAGCAGCAGCTCCACCTCGTCCGCGCCGGTCGGCCCGTACGCCACGGTCCGCCCGTCCACCTCGACGCCCTCGGCGTCCTCCACCTGCCGTACCGCGAACGACACCCGCGCGTGCGGCATCGCGAGCGACGCCAGCTCGGCCGTCACCGCGTCCGCGAAGCGCGCCGCCGCCTCGGTGCGGGCGTCGGTCAACTCCTGGGCCAGTACGGACAGTTCACCGCGCAGCCCGTCCCGCTCGGCCGTCAGCTCGCCGATCCGGTCGTCGTCGCCGTCCAGCTCGGTCAGCCGCGCGGCACCCTCCTGCGCCCAGGCCAGCACGGCCGCCATGCCGTCGCCGTACTGGCCGTACTTACGGCTGAGCCCGGTCAGCGCGGCCCGCCGCTCCTCCACGGCCGCGAGCCGCAGGGGGTCGGCGTCGAGGTCGTCCGCGTACCCGGCGAGCTCACCCGCCACATCGCCGAGGA
Protein-coding sequences here:
- a CDS encoding PucR family transcriptional regulator; translation: MDSQGGITVQRALELPGLRGGLPEVVAGAERLGRTVRWVHAGEVPNIASLLKGGELLLTTGLGLGTRPAEQRAFVRRLAERGIAALVVELGPRFSRLPATIVDTARAAGLPLVALHREVPFVTVTEEIHTEIVNGHYALLQRAEEVHRRCTGALLSGGGVPQVLSILADFTANPVFLETPDGQLLYAAAGSGEVGADPLQVWEGLRGQRESRESGPPTGAVLVDVPGGGHGTGAVRARIALLAVAAPLLPVHRMAAERAAGILAVVLMQARQEEELAARGRGDFLTDLAEGRITAEDAPAQAKVLGFKPGEDPLLPVVMRLTTELSASSPTGNWAVLARAVLEELSSVGVPVLLGVRPVEGRVPLLLGLRSESERTAVADRVAAALRAGVERAGLARAGAQPVVVVGVAGGWAAASAGLRHAAETAAAAQGLSERPWYDARRLDIDLLLWRLREHPDLAAFVERAIGPLRTHDAASRPPLLPTLETYLAHAGRKAETARELHLNRQTLYNRLARIAELLGTDLDDPQTVLALSLALRARRHVP
- a CDS encoding glycosyltransferase family 4 protein, whose translation is MSQLRTVQVLGGGSAGSSAHVRSLAAGLAARGVRVTVCAPAALEREFDFRGAGAHFVPVPRRGDPVAVGALRAVCAGADVVHAHGLHAAVRTALALGGRRAVPLVVTWHTCSHAEGARGRVLRVLERRAARAAAVVLGTSSDLVDRARRRGARDARLAAVAVPGPRTPVPDGKARAELGAVDRPLLMAVGSLAEHRGYDVLLDAAHHWKALDPVPLLAIAGEGRQRAALQRRIEAEALPVKLLGRRDDVTELLAAADAAVLASRWEGRSLLAQEALRLGVPLVATAVGGVPELVGDAAELVPYGDAAALGDAVARLLADPGRRRELAEAGIVQAAGWPTEDETVAQVLSVYDELTQRQGL
- a CDS encoding glycoside hydrolase family 15 protein, with the protein product MAGRIEDYALIGDMQTAALVCRDGTTDWLCLPRFDSHAVFAGLLGTDEHGFWRIGPAHAADAPPPRADRRRYRGDSLILESEWDTPRGTVRVTDFMPPRDGAPQLIRIVEGVSGRVPMRSALRMRFSYGRVVPWVHKVDTRTVAVAGPDSVWLDTPVDTYGKNLTTYADFTVSPGERIAFTISWQPSHKEPPALSEPEAALEATEDFWREWVEHCTYHGPYREAVVRSLITLKALTYAPTGGIVAAPTTSLPEDIGGSRNWDYRYTWLRDAAITLSSLLRTGYRDEARAWREWLLRAVAGDPENLQIMYGIAGERELGEAELDWLPGYEDSAPVRVGNGAAGQLQLDVYGEVTEALHLAHMTGLARNDYASLLQLKLIRYLEDHWDQPDEGIWEVRGPRRHFVHSKVMAWVAVDRTIKLIESGDADGPLEKWRELRDDIHRDVCEKGYDKERNTFTQSYGSKELDASLLLIPQMGFLPPDDKRVIGTIEAIQRELSTPDGFILRYPTAGEEAGCDGLEGDEGAFLACSFWMADDLAMIGRVDEARKLFERLLSLRNDLGLLAEEWDPREQRQVGNFPQAFSHVPLIDTALRLTASGAYGG
- a CDS encoding FAD-binding oxidoreductase, giving the protein MTTPSKAGTALAELREDLAGDVFVPDDPGYDEARAVFNAMIDRRPAVIAQCESDADVVTSVRFARDLDLKIAVRGGGHSVSGQALNDNGLVIDLRRMHEVTVHPAAHAVRVQGGTIMSQLDRATQAHGLATTGGRVSTTGVGGFVLGGGSGWLDRRFGLAVDNLLGVELVTADGSVVTASAEENPELFWALHGGGGNFGVATSITLRLHELPEYSIAMLLYQPENAPEVTHIYRELIENGPDEASGGVLYMTAPPEPFIPEHLVGKVLCGALVAYAGGEEAMRKVAQPLIALPHEVEIVTAMPYADMQCMMDDPPGLRNYWSAEYLTGLPDELVDVFCSLGESMPTPTGTQHVIFPLGGAIADGPAEYPVPYRDAPWAVHPFGIWEDPADDERCRQWVKDVRVKVQPWSTGAVYLNFTGDEGADRVVAGLGAENMRRLAEVKRAYDPDNVFRFNHNIAPA
- the recN gene encoding DNA repair protein RecN; this translates as MRIRSLGVIDDAVVELSPGFTAVTGETGAGKTMVVTSLGLLLGGRADPALVRIGAKSAVVEGRITLRAGATAAIRAEEAGAELDDGALLLSRTVSAEGRSRAFLGGRSVPVGVLAELADELVAVHGQTDQQGLLRPARQREALDRYAGDAVAGPLAKYAEAYRRLRAVAGELEELTTRARERAQEADLLRFGLDEIAAVEPLAGEDTELAAEAGRLGHAEALASAAALAHAALAGNPEDPESVDATTLVAGAHRALDAVRSHDPALAALAERIGEVGILLGDVAGELAGYADDLDADPLRLAAVEERRAALTGLSRKYGQYGDGMAAVLAWAQEGAARLTELDGDDDRIGELTAERDGLRGELSVLAQELTDARTEAAARFADAVTAELASLAMPHARVSFAVRQVEDAEGVEVDGRTVAYGPTGADEVELLLAPHPGAPARPIAKGASGGELSRVMLAVEVVFAGTDPVPTYLFDEVDAGVGGRAAVEIGRRLAKLAKSAQVVVVTHLPQVAAFADRQLLVEKTNDGTVTRSGVTVLEGEDRVRELSRMLAGQEDSETARAHAEELLATARAEG